In the Nicotiana tabacum cultivar K326 chromosome 16, ASM71507v2, whole genome shotgun sequence genome, one interval contains:
- the LOC107831653 gene encoding HVA22-like protein e: MGHFWTLITHLHTIAGPVTMLLYPLYASIVAIESTSKLDDEQWLAYWILYSFLTLVEMLLQPILDWIPIWYDVKLIIVAWLVLPQFRGATFIYETYVREKLIKKYGESHQHMSPEGKAKKKSVHFITPKKGEDEVY, translated from the exons atgggtcatttttggactttgatcACTCATCTTCATACTATCGCCgg GCCAGTGACGATGTTGCTCTATCCTCT ATATGCATCAATAGTAGCTATAGAGAGCACTTCCAAGTTGGATGATGAACAATGGCTTGCTTATTGGATTCTCTATTCTTTTCTTACACTTGTGGAGATGCTACTTCAACCCATTCTTGATTG GATACCAATATGGTACGATGTGAAGTTGATCATTGTGGCATGGCTAGTTTTGCCCCAGTTTAGAGGAGCTACTTTTATATATGAAACCTATGTTAGGGAAAAACTAATCAAGAAATATGGAGAATCACATCAACATATGTCTCCTGAAGGAAAGGCCAAAAAGAAATCTGTACACTTCATTACTCCAAAGAAG ggagaagatgaagtttactAA